Proteins encoded by one window of Silvibacterium dinghuense:
- the hpnE gene encoding hydroxysqualene dehydroxylase HpnE, which produces MLPLARQRSVTVVGGGVSGIAAACALADRGYRVQLLEQRPYLGGRACSYEHPGTGEVIDNCQHILLGCCTNLIDLYRRLGVEDQIYWSSAITFLEPGGRRSVFEPSSMPAPLHTSASFLKAKCFSTADKVTIAAGIRAFLFQTPVDSEENFAQWLEKHHQTEQVIRRFWHPVLACALNEEPEFISVKYAARFFRQAFLFSAEGGKMGIPMLPLSELYGRAQQYMEERGGKVHLHTSVESFEPVGEQWRVRSEEGQVFHGDSVILALPFEALDRLILELPRNDASRQLSFDLGSFSHSPITSVHLWFDREITDLTHAALLDTTTQWLFHKSKLQPGHANGGRSYVELVISASKALMTMPRTEVIDLARRELELFFPEVAEAVLVKATVTKEMRATYSIRPMLDRVRPGAMSPWKNIYLAGDWTATGWPSTMESGVRSGYLAAEALARENQDTASFLVPDLAPTGWMRLLA; this is translated from the coding sequence ATGCTCCCCTTGGCGCGACAGCGGAGCGTGACGGTGGTGGGCGGAGGTGTCTCCGGGATCGCCGCAGCCTGCGCGCTGGCGGATCGGGGCTATCGCGTGCAACTGCTGGAGCAGCGGCCTTATCTCGGCGGCCGAGCCTGTTCCTATGAGCATCCGGGGACAGGTGAGGTCATCGACAACTGCCAGCACATCCTGCTGGGTTGCTGTACAAATCTCATCGATCTCTATCGCAGACTTGGCGTGGAAGATCAGATTTACTGGTCGAGCGCGATCACCTTCCTTGAGCCTGGTGGACGGCGGAGCGTGTTTGAGCCCTCATCGATGCCGGCTCCGCTCCATACTTCCGCCTCATTTCTGAAAGCGAAGTGTTTTTCGACCGCGGATAAGGTGACGATTGCCGCGGGAATTCGTGCCTTTCTCTTTCAGACACCGGTGGATTCAGAAGAGAACTTCGCACAGTGGCTTGAAAAACATCATCAGACCGAGCAGGTGATCCGACGCTTCTGGCATCCGGTGCTGGCATGCGCGCTCAATGAGGAGCCCGAGTTCATCTCGGTGAAATACGCGGCCAGGTTCTTTCGCCAGGCCTTCCTCTTCTCCGCGGAGGGCGGAAAAATGGGCATACCCATGCTGCCGCTGAGCGAATTGTATGGGCGCGCGCAGCAGTATATGGAAGAGCGCGGCGGCAAGGTGCATCTGCATACCAGCGTGGAAAGCTTTGAGCCGGTGGGCGAACAGTGGCGGGTGCGTAGTGAGGAAGGCCAGGTCTTTCACGGCGACAGTGTGATCCTGGCGTTGCCGTTCGAGGCGCTGGACCGGTTGATTCTTGAGTTGCCGCGCAACGACGCAAGCCGCCAGTTGAGCTTCGACCTTGGGAGCTTTTCGCATTCGCCGATCACCAGCGTGCACCTGTGGTTCGATCGCGAGATCACAGACCTGACCCATGCCGCGCTGCTTGATACGACGACTCAGTGGTTGTTTCATAAGTCGAAGCTGCAGCCGGGACATGCGAACGGTGGCCGCAGTTACGTAGAGCTGGTCATCAGCGCGTCGAAGGCGCTGATGACGATGCCGCGGACTGAGGTGATCGATCTGGCGAGGAGGGAACTGGAGCTGTTCTTTCCCGAGGTTGCGGAGGCCGTACTGGTGAAGGCGACGGTAACCAAGGAAATGCGTGCGACCTATAGCATCCGGCCGATGCTGGACCGGGTGCGGCCGGGTGCGATGAGCCCTTGGAAAAACATCTACCTGGCAGGGGACTGGACGGCGACGGGCTGGCCCTCGACGATGGAAAGCGGCGTGCGCAGCGGTTATCTCGCTGCCGAGGCACTGGCCAGGGAAAACCAGGATACGGCGAGCTTTCTGGTTCCGGACCTTGCGCCGACCGGTTGGATGCGGCTGCTGGCCTGA
- a CDS encoding nucleoside phosphorylase: MSARVAIIAAIAGELTPLVKGWKKTGKDEWTGRLGENACVAVAGGMGAAAANRAVNAVRGSFEPEVLVSYGWAGALSCGLKPGQASGITEVVHLASGKRFETQNPEGTRLLTLNYVARAADKRRLAEQNRAVLVDMEAAAVARLAKEYRLDFYCYKGVSDGYLDDLPDFGRFISNQGTLRMAPFLQFVAVRPWYWRSLAKLGGNSRKAAAELAELTRESLRQSL, encoded by the coding sequence ATGAGCGCCCGGGTTGCGATCATCGCGGCGATTGCCGGTGAGCTGACGCCGCTGGTCAAGGGCTGGAAGAAGACCGGCAAGGACGAGTGGACAGGCCGTCTGGGTGAGAACGCATGCGTGGCCGTAGCCGGAGGCATGGGCGCGGCAGCGGCGAATCGCGCCGTGAACGCAGTGCGCGGCAGTTTCGAGCCGGAGGTGCTGGTCTCCTATGGCTGGGCTGGAGCGCTGAGCTGCGGGTTGAAACCGGGGCAAGCGAGTGGGATCACGGAAGTCGTCCATTTGGCTTCGGGCAAGCGGTTCGAGACGCAGAACCCCGAAGGCACACGGCTGCTGACGCTGAACTACGTTGCTCGGGCGGCGGACAAGCGCAGGCTGGCGGAACAAAACCGTGCCGTTCTCGTAGATATGGAAGCGGCTGCAGTGGCGCGGCTGGCGAAGGAATACCGGCTGGATTTTTATTGCTACAAGGGTGTCTCCGACGGGTATCTCGATGATCTGCCGGACTTTGGCCGCTTTATCTCGAACCAGGGCACGTTGCGCATGGCTCCGTTTTTACAGTTTGTCGCCGTGCGGCCCTGGTACTGGCGTTCGCTGGCGAAGCTCGGCGGCAACAGCCGCAAGGCGGCGGCGGAGCTGGCGGAGCTGACCCGCGAATCCTTACGCCAGTCTTTATAA
- a CDS encoding DedA family protein has translation MTEKILALLAHFIIATISTSGYAGVGLLMGIESACVPLPSEIIMPFAGYLVHMGTLTLLGVATAGAIGCNLGSAIAYWIGAIGGRPFIAKYGRFVLLDHRDLDRAEHFFSKYGSITVFVGRLLPVIRTFIALPAGIARMPQLRFHIYTFLGSWPWCFALAYVGMKLGQAWETNPAFKTAFHRFHTAVVVVLLAGIVWFVWTHWKDRVRPQDA, from the coding sequence ATGACAGAGAAAATTCTCGCGCTTTTAGCCCACTTCATCATTGCTACAATTTCCACTTCCGGGTATGCCGGAGTAGGGCTGCTGATGGGGATTGAGTCGGCCTGCGTGCCGCTGCCCTCCGAGATCATCATGCCGTTTGCCGGCTACCTGGTGCACATGGGTACGCTCACACTGCTGGGCGTGGCGACGGCCGGAGCCATCGGCTGCAACCTCGGTTCCGCGATTGCCTACTGGATCGGTGCTATCGGTGGTCGGCCGTTCATCGCCAAATATGGGCGTTTTGTATTGCTCGATCACCGCGACCTCGACCGCGCGGAGCACTTCTTCTCGAAATATGGCTCGATCACGGTCTTTGTGGGCCGCCTGCTTCCTGTGATTCGTACCTTCATTGCGTTGCCGGCGGGTATCGCGCGGATGCCGCAGCTTCGCTTCCATATCTATACCTTTCTGGGCTCCTGGCCATGGTGCTTTGCGCTGGCGTATGTGGGCATGAAGCTGGGGCAGGCTTGGGAGACGAATCCCGCATTCAAGACGGCGTTTCATCGCTTTCACACCGCGGTAGTGGTCGTGCTGCTGGCAGGCATCGTCTGGTTTGTCTGGACGCACTGGAAGGATCGGGTGCGCCCGCAGGACGCATAA
- a CDS encoding phytoene/squalene synthase family protein — MSSNTSPIIQEAYRTCREIARREAKNFYYSFLALPEVKRNAICAVYAFMRHADDISDDERVPLSERRRTMEDWLAAWHAAAQGGATADPVFIALRDAQARFAIPHELLDQLVEGVTMDLRRDVLAVSDIAAMPLETYERFDELYRYCYLVASVVGLVCIRIFGYHDPRAEKLAEETGIAFQITNILRDVKEDVERRRVYLPLEDLRAHGVELDALTALADHGGVPDERVRNLLAFEANRAEHYYKSGQALLPFISADARPALWVLIRIYYQLLREIERKRYDVFTARVQVSTAKKLGYLALGILRTLVVRLKGI; from the coding sequence GTGAGCTCGAATACTTCTCCGATCATCCAGGAGGCCTATCGCACGTGCCGCGAGATTGCGCGGCGTGAGGCGAAGAACTTCTATTACTCCTTCCTCGCTCTTCCCGAAGTGAAACGCAATGCCATCTGCGCGGTTTATGCTTTCATGCGCCACGCCGATGATATCTCCGATGACGAGCGTGTACCCCTATCCGAACGGCGCCGGACGATGGAAGACTGGCTGGCGGCCTGGCATGCGGCGGCGCAGGGCGGTGCCACTGCCGATCCCGTCTTCATCGCGCTGCGTGATGCGCAGGCGCGGTTTGCCATCCCTCATGAGCTGCTCGATCAGCTGGTGGAGGGCGTGACGATGGATCTGCGCCGGGATGTGCTGGCTGTGAGCGATATTGCCGCGATGCCGCTCGAAACATACGAGCGCTTCGACGAGCTTTACCGCTACTGCTACCTTGTCGCGTCGGTGGTGGGATTGGTCTGTATCCGCATCTTCGGTTATCACGATCCCCGCGCGGAGAAGCTGGCTGAAGAGACAGGTATCGCCTTCCAAATCACGAATATCCTGCGGGATGTGAAAGAAGATGTCGAGCGGCGGCGGGTATACCTTCCGCTCGAAGACCTGCGTGCGCACGGGGTGGAGCTCGATGCCCTCACGGCGCTGGCCGATCATGGCGGTGTTCCGGATGAGCGCGTGCGGAACCTGCTGGCCTTTGAGGCAAATCGTGCTGAACACTATTACAAATCCGGACAGGCGTTATTGCCGTTCATCTCGGCCGATGCCCGGCCGGCGCTGTGGGTGCTGATCCGCATCTATTACCAGCTGTTGCGCGAGATCGAGCGGAAGCGGTATGACGTGTTCACGGCGCGGGTACAGGTTTCGACGGCGAAGAAGCTGGGCTACCTGGCTCTAGGCATTCTGCGGACATTGGTGGTGCGACTGAAAGGCATCTGA
- the hpnA gene encoding hopanoid-associated sugar epimerase, whose product MKVFLTGATGFVGAHVAKSLAEQGAELRLLVRPTSKLSNLEGVPAETVVGDLLQPEGLRSSMRGCDVLMHVAADYRLWVREPETMYASNVEGTRALLRIAHEEGVRRVVCTSSVATMGFKEDGTIVDETTPVSLADMVGHYKRSKFLGEQVAIEAARAGQPVMILNPTTPIGPQDIKPTPTGRIIVDFLNKKFPAYVDTGLNLVDVREVARAHVAALEKGRPGERYILGGENLTLKQILDKMSAITGLPSPTMKVPHNVAMAFAFFDETWTGKMRGKEPRATVEAVRMGKKKMFASSAKAQRELGFRVIPVYEALRAAIDWFRAHGYAPSA is encoded by the coding sequence ATGAAAGTCTTTCTCACTGGAGCAACGGGGTTTGTCGGCGCGCATGTGGCGAAGTCGCTTGCAGAGCAGGGCGCGGAGCTGCGCCTGCTGGTGCGCCCTACCAGCAAGCTGAGCAATCTCGAAGGAGTGCCCGCGGAGACAGTGGTCGGCGATCTGCTGCAGCCCGAAGGGTTGCGCTCATCCATGCGCGGCTGCGATGTCCTGATGCACGTGGCGGCGGATTACCGTCTCTGGGTCCGTGAGCCGGAGACGATGTACGCCTCGAATGTGGAGGGGACGCGGGCATTGCTGCGCATTGCGCACGAAGAGGGTGTCCGTCGCGTCGTATGTACATCGAGTGTGGCAACAATGGGCTTCAAGGAAGATGGCACGATCGTGGATGAGACGACGCCGGTCTCGCTTGCGGATATGGTCGGCCACTATAAGCGGTCGAAATTTCTCGGCGAGCAGGTGGCCATCGAGGCTGCGCGCGCCGGGCAGCCGGTGATGATCCTGAACCCGACGACGCCGATCGGGCCGCAGGACATCAAGCCGACGCCGACCGGGCGCATCATCGTCGATTTTCTGAATAAGAAGTTTCCGGCCTATGTCGATACCGGGCTGAACCTTGTCGATGTGCGTGAAGTGGCTCGAGCACACGTGGCTGCGCTCGAAAAGGGACGGCCGGGCGAGCGGTACATCCTCGGCGGCGAGAACCTCACGCTCAAACAGATTCTGGACAAAATGTCGGCGATCACCGGGCTGCCGTCGCCGACGATGAAGGTGCCGCACAACGTGGCGATGGCCTTTGCGTTCTTCGACGAAACGTGGACAGGGAAGATGCGCGGTAAGGAACCGCGGGCAACGGTAGAGGCGGTGCGGATGGGGAAAAAGAAAATGTTCGCCTCCTCGGCGAAAGCGCAGCGCGAGCTCGGCTTCCGGGTGATCCCGGTCTACGAAGCACTGCGGGCGGCAATCGACTGGTTTCGCGCGCACGGGTACGCGCCCTCGGCATGA
- a CDS encoding RNA polymerase sigma factor produces MAETYSQSAAVPGSGARAIEEEAFAVLYERTARPLWAYLLRISGRREVADDLVQETFCRFLMRRSDGKTMDEAETRRYLFRIATNLMHDLWRQKSRGSHDFEEELEDGDASLDRVAEAGPERELQLDLQRAMAAMKPRERQLLWLAYVEGMDHAEIAAVTGLNRLSVRMLLFRARKRAAEMLEPERRERV; encoded by the coding sequence GTGGCGGAGACATATTCGCAGTCTGCTGCTGTGCCGGGCAGCGGCGCACGGGCGATCGAGGAGGAGGCATTTGCCGTTCTCTATGAGCGCACGGCGCGTCCGCTTTGGGCCTATCTCCTGCGCATCTCGGGACGGCGCGAAGTCGCCGATGACCTTGTGCAGGAGACCTTCTGCCGCTTTCTCATGCGTCGCAGTGACGGAAAAACGATGGATGAGGCCGAAACCCGGCGCTATCTCTTCCGCATTGCGACCAATCTGATGCATGATCTCTGGCGACAGAAGAGTCGCGGCTCTCACGATTTTGAGGAAGAATTAGAGGACGGCGATGCAAGCCTCGACAGAGTTGCAGAAGCCGGTCCGGAGCGAGAGTTGCAGCTCGATCTGCAGCGGGCGATGGCGGCGATGAAGCCGCGCGAGCGGCAGCTCCTGTGGCTGGCTTATGTGGAAGGCATGGACCATGCGGAGATTGCAGCTGTGACCGGCCTGAACCGGCTGAGCGTGCGGATGCTGCTTTTCCGGGCGCGCAAGCGGGCAGCGGAGATGCTGGAGCCGGAGAGAAGGGAGCGCGTATGA
- a CDS encoding zinc-dependent dehydrogenase — protein sequence MATASAVTNEVAGGAIPKTMRAAVYRGVNEVRVETVPVPEIGKGEILIRVAACGICGTDLKKIHTGSHSAPRIFGHETAGTVVAVGEGVTKFSIGDRVMAFHHIPCGHCYYCRKKTFAQCAVYKKVGITAGFEPSGGGFAEYARVMDWIVEGGVIRIPDGVPFEQAAFVEPVNTCYKAIKNLALEPDETVLVIGQGPIGILLAALAARTGAKVLTADLYAERHAVAAAYGLKHPILSGETDMVAAAREASEGRGADAVILAVGVDALIKTAMDAARPGGRVLLFAQTQHGEAAVDPAAICMDEKFLIGSYSASVEIQDEGAQLVFDGYANGFDLTRLISHRYSIEQAVEAIDVASHPTAQSMKIFINPGR from the coding sequence ATGGCTACAGCTTCTGCAGTAACGAATGAAGTCGCTGGCGGCGCGATTCCTAAGACGATGCGCGCGGCCGTCTATCGCGGTGTGAACGAGGTGCGCGTCGAGACGGTTCCGGTACCGGAGATTGGCAAGGGCGAAATCCTGATCCGGGTGGCGGCGTGCGGCATCTGTGGCACGGACCTCAAGAAGATCCACACCGGGTCGCACTCGGCACCGCGCATCTTCGGACACGAGACAGCAGGCACCGTGGTCGCGGTTGGCGAAGGCGTGACGAAGTTCTCCATCGGCGACCGTGTGATGGCCTTTCACCATATCCCATGCGGTCACTGCTATTACTGCCGGAAGAAGACCTTCGCACAGTGCGCGGTGTACAAGAAGGTCGGCATCACGGCGGGCTTTGAGCCCTCGGGCGGCGGTTTCGCCGAGTATGCGCGAGTGATGGACTGGATCGTCGAAGGCGGTGTCATTCGCATTCCCGACGGCGTGCCCTTCGAGCAGGCTGCCTTCGTGGAGCCGGTGAACACCTGCTACAAGGCGATCAAGAACCTGGCGCTTGAGCCGGATGAGACGGTGCTGGTCATCGGCCAGGGGCCCATCGGCATTCTGCTGGCCGCGCTTGCGGCGCGCACCGGCGCAAAGGTGCTGACGGCGGACCTCTACGCGGAGCGCCACGCAGTCGCGGCGGCCTATGGATTGAAGCACCCGATCCTCTCCGGCGAGACGGACATGGTGGCTGCGGCGCGCGAGGCCAGCGAAGGCCGTGGTGCCGATGCGGTGATTCTTGCCGTCGGTGTGGATGCGCTCATCAAGACGGCCATGGATGCGGCCAGACCCGGTGGCCGGGTGCTGCTCTTTGCGCAGACCCAGCACGGTGAAGCAGCAGTTGATCCGGCGGCAATCTGCATGGATGAGAAGTTTTTGATCGGCTCGTACAGCGCATCGGTCGAGATTCAGGACGAGGGCGCGCAGCTGGTTTTCGACGGCTATGCGAATGGATTCGATCTGACGAGGCTGATCTCGCATCGCTATTCGATTGAGCAGGCGGTGGAGGCGATCGATGTGGCCTCGCATCCGACAGCGCAGTCCATGAAGATCTTCATCAACCCCGGTAGATAG
- a CDS encoding alcohol dehydrogenase catalytic domain-containing protein, producing the protein MTAAVLYGREDLRIERLPIPKAGAGELVVKVHAALTCGTDLKVYRRGYHARMLKPPIPFGHELAGTVYEVGEGVTAFREGDRVVALNSAPCDVCYFCRKDQQNLCDDLLFNNGAYAEYIRIPARIVEKNTLLVPEELLFEHAALTEPLACVVRGLEESQAQPGDLMVVIGAGPIGLMFMQAAQIAGVRVVAVVKHDAQVDAAKTFGAEWVVQTTKVEDPIAAVRALTPDHRGVDIAIEAVAVPETWQWAVDMVRKGGLVNFFGGPASGTKVELDTNRLHYNDITLKATFHHTPGTVRRAFDMIRNGQFKSRETITGRAPLAELDAVLQSYLKRSRQDGLGDIKTAIIP; encoded by the coding sequence ATGACAGCGGCGGTCCTCTACGGGCGGGAGGATCTGCGGATCGAACGGCTGCCCATCCCGAAGGCCGGAGCCGGCGAGCTTGTCGTGAAGGTGCATGCGGCGCTCACCTGCGGAACCGATCTGAAGGTATATCGGCGGGGCTACCATGCGCGCATGCTCAAGCCGCCGATCCCGTTTGGCCATGAGCTGGCAGGAACAGTGTACGAAGTAGGAGAAGGAGTGACGGCCTTCCGCGAGGGGGATCGCGTCGTGGCGTTGAACTCAGCGCCCTGTGATGTCTGTTACTTCTGCAGGAAGGATCAGCAGAACCTCTGCGACGATCTGCTCTTCAATAACGGAGCGTATGCGGAGTACATTCGCATCCCCGCGCGCATCGTCGAGAAGAACACGTTACTGGTGCCTGAGGAGCTGCTTTTTGAGCATGCAGCGCTGACTGAACCACTGGCCTGCGTGGTGCGCGGCCTCGAGGAAAGCCAGGCGCAACCTGGTGATCTGATGGTAGTGATCGGTGCGGGGCCGATCGGGCTGATGTTCATGCAGGCCGCGCAGATCGCAGGCGTGCGCGTGGTCGCCGTGGTGAAGCATGACGCCCAGGTGGATGCGGCGAAGACCTTTGGCGCGGAGTGGGTTGTGCAGACGACCAAGGTAGAAGACCCGATTGCGGCAGTGCGCGCGCTGACGCCGGATCATCGTGGCGTGGATATCGCAATCGAAGCTGTGGCTGTTCCCGAGACCTGGCAGTGGGCCGTGGATATGGTGCGCAAGGGTGGACTGGTGAATTTCTTCGGAGGTCCGGCTTCCGGCACCAAGGTGGAACTGGACACGAACCGGCTGCATTACAACGACATCACGCTGAAGGCCACCTTCCATCACACGCCGGGCACGGTGCGCCGCGCCTTCGATATGATCCGCAACGGGCAGTTCAAGAGCCGGGAGACAATTACCGGCCGCGCTCCTCTGGCAGAGCTGGATGCGGTGCTGCAGAGCTATCTGAAGCGTTCGCGCCAGGACGGGCTGGGCGACATTAAAACGGCGATTATTCCGTAA
- a CDS encoding glycoside hydrolase family 15 protein, giving the protein MPELKSEPAFQPIENYGVIGNMRSIALVSVEGSIDFLCFPDFDSPSVFAALLDAEDGGCLKVAPVMQEMRVKQMYLPDTNILLTRFLSEDGVAELTDFMPVVKDSTQPSYGHHILRMLRVVKGSVSFEMRCAPRFNYARTAHEVRREQSAICFIPQDTSCPCMALHATFPMDIEQGDAVSRFTLRAGETAMLAFGEVDEEEKAGYAELDKANVEQHFEETARYWRGWISRSNYKGRWREMVNRSALTLKLLCSQEHGSLIAAATFGLPERVGGERNWDYRYTWLRDSSFSLYAFMRLGFVEEARAFTHWLRERVHEDAEHGPLQVMYRPDGGQEIEEEILETLHGYKDSRPVRIGNAAYSQLQLDIYGELMDAVYLANKYGDSASYDGWHGLKRILEWLEQNWKRPDEGIWEVRGGAKEFLHSRLMCWVAFDRMIRLAEKRSLAGPLEKWRQTRDEIYEDIFTNFWSEKLQSFVQYKGAETVDASVLLMPLMRFISPSDSRWLSTLKAIEERLTEDALVYRYNNLSSPVDGLSGSEGSFTACSFWFVESLARSHQLEKAQLLFEKMLGYANHLGLYAEQLGSSGEHLGNFPQAFTHLALISAATYLDRALNDGHTPGAWR; this is encoded by the coding sequence ATGCCAGAGCTTAAGTCAGAACCAGCCTTCCAGCCCATCGAAAATTACGGCGTGATCGGAAATATGCGGTCGATTGCGCTGGTGAGCGTCGAAGGGAGCATTGACTTTCTATGCTTCCCGGATTTCGATTCCCCGAGTGTCTTTGCCGCTCTGCTGGATGCCGAAGACGGTGGCTGCCTGAAAGTGGCTCCCGTCATGCAGGAGATGCGCGTCAAGCAGATGTATCTGCCGGATACGAATATTCTGCTCACCCGCTTTCTTTCTGAAGATGGCGTAGCCGAGCTGACCGACTTCATGCCGGTGGTGAAAGACTCCACACAGCCCAGCTATGGGCATCACATCCTGCGCATGCTGCGCGTGGTAAAGGGCAGCGTGTCCTTTGAAATGCGATGTGCGCCGCGCTTCAACTATGCCCGTACTGCGCACGAGGTGCGCAGGGAGCAGAGCGCCATCTGTTTTATTCCGCAGGATACATCCTGTCCCTGCATGGCTTTGCACGCAACCTTCCCCATGGATATCGAGCAAGGAGATGCTGTTTCCCGCTTCACGCTGCGTGCCGGCGAGACGGCCATGCTCGCTTTCGGTGAGGTGGATGAGGAAGAGAAGGCCGGCTATGCAGAGCTGGATAAAGCGAATGTTGAGCAGCACTTTGAGGAGACGGCGCGCTATTGGCGGGGTTGGATTTCCAGGTCGAACTATAAAGGCCGCTGGCGGGAGATGGTGAACCGCTCGGCACTGACGCTGAAGCTGCTCTGCAGCCAGGAGCATGGATCGCTGATCGCAGCGGCAACCTTCGGTCTGCCGGAACGCGTGGGAGGCGAGCGCAACTGGGACTACCGCTATACGTGGCTGCGGGATTCTTCGTTTTCTCTCTACGCGTTCATGCGGCTGGGCTTTGTCGAAGAAGCACGGGCCTTCACGCACTGGTTGCGGGAGCGGGTGCACGAGGATGCCGAACACGGGCCGCTGCAGGTGATGTACCGGCCGGATGGTGGCCAGGAAATCGAAGAAGAGATCCTGGAGACGCTGCATGGGTACAAGGACTCGCGGCCGGTGCGGATCGGCAATGCAGCCTACAGCCAGCTGCAGCTCGATATCTATGGCGAGTTGATGGACGCGGTCTATCTTGCCAATAAGTATGGGGACTCGGCCTCCTACGATGGCTGGCATGGCCTGAAGCGCATCCTGGAGTGGCTGGAGCAGAACTGGAAGCGCCCGGACGAAGGTATCTGGGAGGTGCGCGGCGGCGCGAAGGAGTTCCTGCACTCACGGCTGATGTGCTGGGTCGCGTTCGATCGCATGATCCGGCTGGCGGAGAAGCGCTCGCTGGCCGGGCCGCTGGAAAAGTGGCGGCAGACTCGCGATGAAATCTACGAGGACATTTTTACCAACTTCTGGAGCGAGAAGCTGCAGTCGTTTGTGCAGTACAAGGGTGCGGAGACGGTGGATGCTTCCGTGCTGTTGATGCCATTGATGCGCTTCATCAGCCCTTCAGATAGCCGCTGGCTCTCGACCTTGAAGGCCATCGAAGAGCGGCTGACGGAAGATGCGCTGGTGTATCGCTACAACAATCTATCCTCGCCCGTCGATGGCCTGAGCGGCTCCGAAGGCAGTTTCACCGCCTGCTCGTTCTGGTTTGTCGAGAGTCTGGCGCGCTCGCACCAGCTCGAAAAAGCGCAGCTTTTGTTCGAGAAGATGCTGGGCTATGCGAATCACCTTGGGCTGTATGCGGAGCAACTGGGCTCGAGCGGCGAACACCTGGGGAACTTTCCTCAGGCCTTCACGCACCTGGCATTGATCAGCGCGGCGACTTATCTTGACAGGGCTTTGAACGATGGGCACACGCCTGGCGCGTGGCGCTGA
- a CDS encoding inositol-3-phosphate synthase — MSTPQAETIQPANGKLGVMVVGMGSVATTLIAGVEAVRKGLAEPIGSLTQMGTIRLGKRTDNRTPLIKDFVPLASLDDIEFAGWEIFPEDMYEAASHAAVLDKDHLRTIKPFLESIKPMPAVFDQHYVKRLNGTHVKTGKSKCDLAQQVRADIQAFRQKVDRVVMIWTGSTEIFMEPTAVHQTIASFEKGLVDNDPGIAPSQIYAYAALKEGIPFANGAPNLTVDLPCMIELSRQTGAPICGKDFKTGQTFIKTVLAPAFKSRMLGLSGWYSTNILGNRDGEVLDDPESFKTKEESKLGVLDYILQPELHPALYKDIYHKVRINYYPPRGDNKEGWDNIDIFGWLGYPMQIKVDFLCRDSILAAPLALDLVLFLDLAQRTPGLKHRGIQEWLSFYFKSPQTAEGLYPEHDLFIQQMKLKNTLRHIQGEQLITHLGLEYYD, encoded by the coding sequence ATGTCTACACCCCAGGCTGAGACGATTCAGCCAGCAAACGGAAAACTTGGAGTCATGGTAGTCGGAATGGGCTCCGTGGCGACCACGCTGATTGCCGGCGTGGAGGCGGTGCGCAAAGGACTGGCCGAGCCGATCGGGTCGCTGACCCAGATGGGTACGATCCGGCTGGGCAAGCGGACGGACAACCGTACGCCGCTCATCAAGGACTTTGTGCCGCTGGCCTCGCTCGACGATATCGAGTTTGCCGGCTGGGAGATCTTTCCCGAAGACATGTACGAGGCGGCGAGCCATGCCGCGGTGCTCGACAAGGACCATCTGCGGACGATCAAGCCCTTCCTCGAGAGCATCAAGCCGATGCCGGCGGTCTTCGATCAGCATTACGTGAAGCGGCTGAACGGAACGCACGTGAAGACGGGCAAGAGCAAGTGCGATCTGGCGCAGCAGGTGCGCGCCGACATCCAGGCCTTCCGCCAGAAGGTTGATCGTGTGGTGATGATCTGGACCGGTTCGACGGAGATCTTCATGGAGCCGACGGCGGTGCACCAGACGATCGCTTCCTTCGAGAAGGGCCTCGTCGACAACGATCCCGGAATTGCACCTTCGCAGATCTATGCTTACGCGGCTCTTAAGGAAGGCATTCCGTTTGCGAACGGCGCGCCGAATCTTACGGTGGACCTGCCGTGCATGATCGAGCTCTCGCGCCAGACAGGTGCCCCGATCTGCGGCAAGGACTTCAAGACCGGGCAGACCTTCATCAAGACGGTACTGGCACCGGCCTTCAAGTCGCGCATGCTGGGACTGAGCGGCTGGTACTCGACGAACATCCTCGGCAATCGTGATGGCGAGGTGCTCGACGATCCGGAGTCCTTCAAGACGAAGGAAGAATCGAAGCTCGGCGTGCTCGATTACATCCTGCAGCCGGAGCTACACCCGGCGCTCTACAAGGACATCTACCACAAGGTCCGCATCAACTATTACCCGCCGCGTGGGGACAACAAAGAGGGCTGGGACAACATCGATATCTTCGGTTGGCTTGGTTATCCGATGCAGATCAAGGTCGATTTCCTGTGCCGGGACTCAATCCTCGCCGCACCGTTGGCGCTCGACCTAGTGCTCTTCCTCGATCTCGCGCAGCGTACGCCGGGGCTGAAGCATCGCGGCATCCAGGAGTGGCTGAGCTTCTACTTCAAGTCGCCGCAGACGGCCGAAGGTCTCTACCCGGAGCACGATCTGTTCATTCAGCAGATGAAGCTGAAGAATACTCTGCGTCATATTCAGGGTGAGCAGCTGATCACGCATCTGGGCCTGGAATACTACGACTAA